A window of the Tiliqua scincoides isolate rTilSci1 chromosome 5, rTilSci1.hap2, whole genome shotgun sequence genome harbors these coding sequences:
- the LOC136653428 gene encoding serine protease 27-like, with protein sequence MRTPLFLFLCLSILPLSQGGAQNGIQTVCGQVVAKNRIVGGEDASRGAWPWQASLQYDRKHTCGATLINAEWVLTAAHCFPRYTEHSRYLVNLGNFQLLNSDPNAVWSKLSQVIVHSGYDGDGTSGDIALARLEHPVRFTQSILPACLPDAQVQFPNGTLCWVTGWGAPQYGATLAAPKTLQQIQLPLIGTLACDAMYHIGTNIKASAREIQDDMICAGYAKGEKDACLGDSGGPLVCQEDGAWFVAGIVSWGDMCAIPNRPGVYTRVGFYEDWIKTNLPSVQFGLVNVTYYRVAEPTFDSSPDSKDVHCLLLLTVSYLSWTLLM encoded by the exons TGTGTGGCCAGGTGGTGGCCAAAAACCGTATTGTGGGGGGAGAAGATGCCTCTCGGGGGGCTTGGCCGTGGCAAGCCAGCCTCCAGTATGACAGAAAGCACACCTGTGGTGCGACCCTCATCAATGCTGAGTGGGTGCTGACAGCGGCCCATTGCTTCCCTCG GTATACAGAACACTCTCGTTACCTAGTAAACCTGGGGAACTTCCAGCTCTTGAACTCAGACCCCAATGCTGTGTGGTCAAAATTGTCCCAGGTGATTGTGCACAGTGGCTATGACGGCGATGGGACCAGTGGGGATATAGCTTTAGCCCGCCTGGAGCATCCTGTCCGCTTCACCCAAAGCATCCTTCCGGCCTGTCTCCCAGATGCTCAGGTCCAGTTTCCAAATGGCACCTTGTGCTGGGTGACAGGATGGGGAGCCCCACAGTATGGAG CGACCCTTGCGGCTCCCAAGACGCTACAACAGATCCAGCTGCCCTTGATTGGCACATTGGCCTGTGATGCCATGTACCATATTGGCACAAATATCAAAGCCAGTGCCCGAGAGATCCAGGATGACATGATCTGTGCTGGCTATGCCAAGGGAGAGAAAGATGCCTGTTTG GGTGACTCCGGGGGCCCCCTGGTCTGCCAGGAGGATGGCGCCTGGTTTGTGGCAGGCATTGTGAGCTGGGGTGACATGTGTGCGATCCCGAACCGCCCAGGGGTCTACACGCGCGTTGGCTTTTACGAGGACTGGATAAAGACAAATCTTCCCAGCGTTCAGTTTGGCCTTGTGAACGTCACTTATTACCGAGTCGCTGAGCCAACATTCGACTCCAGTCCGGACTCCAAAGATGTCCATTGCCTGCTTCTCCTCACCGTCTCCTACCTCAGCTGGACCCTTCTGATGTAG